From Triticum aestivum cultivar Chinese Spring chromosome 7B, IWGSC CS RefSeq v2.1, whole genome shotgun sequence:
CAGAGCCTCCTCGACAGCATGTTCGCGCCGTTTTCCGTGGCCCAGGTGTCGCAGTACCCGGAGCGCGCACTGGCCGCCAAGCCCTCGTCGCTGTGCCTCGCGACCGACGCCGCGTCCGCCCAGTTCTCGGCCCCCGCGGCTGACTGGCAGCAACAGCTCCCGCCGCCGTCGCTGTCCCCGTCGGCGCACATGTCAGCCACGGCGCTGCTTCAGAAGGCGGCGCAGATGGGCGCCACCTCGTCGAGCTCCTCGTTCCTGCGTGGGCTGGGCCTGGACATCTCGTCGTCATCGCCGGCGTCGACGTCGTCAGGTCAGCATcaacagcaccaccaccaccaccaccaccaccaggagcCCATGCAAATGCAGTTCCCGAAGGGGTGGCTGCAGCAATGGCCGCCGCGGTTGGAGCCCGAGCCAGCTCCGATGATGTCGGCCGGGCTGGGCCTCGGGTTACCATACGACTCTACCGGCGGTCCGATGGGGTTGCCGGAGCTCATGATGGGCCAGTCATCACTGTTCAGCGTCAAGCCGGCCACGCTAGACTTCCTGGGGCTCAGGATGAGCCCCACCGGTGCAACGACGAGCAGGGGCCTCCGGCCTCCCCGTGTTCATGCAGCCCATGGGCGGCGCGGTCGGCATGGCCCGGACCGGCAGCGGCGCGGCAGAGACGTTCGGCTCCGGCCGGGGCGCTCAGGCCAAGCCGTGGGAGAGGAACTCGAGCAGCTCGCCGATCCTGTGAAAGGACTGCTGGGCAGTAGTAACACGTAGCACAGCAGCTGTAAAATGCTGCTTGTGTCTAATTAGCAGCAGCTAGTCGTCAGTCCTTTGCCGTTCTTTTGTTTCTTAGGTTACAATCAGGTACGTAAGTTACTTTTGTTCCTTCAGGCTTCAGCTTAGTAGTACGAACGCCTGCCATGCCCTGCCCTGAAGCAAAATTTCTTTTCAAGTTCATTCACAGATCAGTCAGTGTTTCCTACAGTTAACTGCACCTTAACATCCAGTTATGGAATACAAGGGAATTAAAATCTTAGCTTGGTCTCTAGCTGAAACCAAAGGGTGCATGATACTAGCAATGGAACAAATCATATATGAGATGGCAAAATGAGTGGGATTGACCTGCTGAACCAGAGGGCAGCGAAAGATCAACAACGAGAAATCTAATTTTTTTTTCTGCAAAAGTGCGTGCGGGCTGATTAAAGAAAACGGCAGGGGGTTTCTGCAAAAGTGTGTGCGCTGACCGGTCCAGCCATCTGGCTGCTACTTGTCGGGCTGTGATAGGCtggggactaaatcatcacatgaggTGTAAGTTGGGTATGGTGTAGTTGCATTTTACAAGTTTGGTACTAAATCGTCACATTCTGTACAAGTTAGGGTACCTGAGGTGCTATTACCTCTTTTTTCTATCTGCGCGTCTAGACTAAATGGGTAGGCGCATTGGAGTTGCTTTTACGGTCTAGTAACCTACTAGAACTTTTACATCCGGGTTGGTTTTGTACTCCGTATGAACAATTATCTAGTGATTGAGtaaaataaaacttctttttaatAAAAGAAGAAGAACAGACGGCAAATTCTTTGTCGTCTATTGCCACATGGAATTTCCGTAACAACCAGCAGTTGAGAAGCACACAGCTGAAACCAGAAAAACGCCGACGACATTACGGTGCACATCATCATGGCAGTACCATCTGGAGCAGCATCTCGTTCCACGCGTCGATGGGGCCCGGCAGGCACCAGTGCACGCAGTCCTTGTACAGGGTCACGTTCTCGTGCGCCCAGTGCCCGTACCGGCTCGGGTGGCCGTCCGGCCGGAGCAGCATCGCCGCCGTGGTGTCCATCAGCACCAGCCtcgcgccgccccctcctctcctcctggccgcctcctcctcctgcgcgaaCTCCTCCACCTGCGCCGTGTGGAAGTCGAGGCTCAGCCCGGCCATGCGCGTCTCGTTCGCCGCGTACGGCCGCGTCCGCCGGCAGTCGCCGCCCTTGTTCCACTCCCCGCCCTCGAAGTGCGTCGGCGACACCGTCCGCACGATCGCCGTCCCTTTGAAGCCCGGGTGACTCGTAACCGCCCGCAGCACCGTGCGGAACGCCACGCGCTGCGAGTGCCGCAGCGTGAGGTCGGGCACGCCCGGGACGAGGCAGTAGTGGCAGGCGACGAGGCGGCCGGACTCGTAGAACAGTGACGGCCGCGTGAACCAGTTCGCGGCCGAGAGGACGAGGTAGTCGGCGCCCGCCACGCCGGGCAGCCAGGCATCGTCCGGCTCGTCGAGGTAGATGTTCCACAGCCGGCCGCTGCCGTAGTCGGCGTCAGACTGGTTCGCCTTGACGAGGaacggcgaccagaaggtggagaTGGTGAAGTTGTAAGACTCGTAGTACAGTGTCCTGAATTCTTGGTTTTTCGTCGTGGAAATGTCTTTGGGGTACTCCAGCTGCAAAACAAAAAATGAATCAAAATATATTCTCCCTCTCTAATAATCGAAAATGTAAATCATACATTTCGTAGATCAGTGATTTCTTGCAATAATTAGTGGACTGAAATTTTAAACTGACGGTTACCTTGGACAAGAGGCACATGAGGGACTGCATGTGGTTCCTGGCGAGCGAGTCCCCGACGAAGGCCATGGAGCGGCCCCTGACGGCGTCGAAGAAGGCCGCCGCGTCGAACCGCGGGAGCTCGCACTGCGCCGGCCGCCAGCGCCACCTAAGGAACCCGAGGTCGGGGCGGCCGTACTTCATGCAGTTCTGGTGCTCCTGGATCAGCGGGCAGGTCCGGTTCGTGTAGTACGGCTCGCCGCCGTCGTCCGGCACCCACTCGCCCCGGAAAATGTCGCATCCCTTGGGTACCCGGGCGACAGCAGGACGCCCGGGCTCGAGCCGCGGCGAGTCCGACGAGGAAACTGAGGCGAACCCGGACCTGTAGGTGTCGAGGAGCGAGCGTTGCTGGCgcgcggcgaggaggaagaggacgaagaggcAGAGCGCCGGGAGGGACACCGCGGTCGGGCTGGCGAGCTGGAGCTTCTGCATTCGCTGGTTCGGGGATCTGCTTCGCTACAATGGCCAGAAGCGGCGGCTGGCTGGCTGCAGGGAGAGCGGGCGCACGGAGGGGGAGTGGGTGGGCGACGAGCTCGCTAGCTAGCGCTGCGAGTAAACAATGGTGAACGCAGTACCTGCTCTGCTCGGCTTGTCGTGGGGCAGGCTGGTCGTGTAGTTTTTTACGGTTGTGAGGCGTGTTGTTGTTACTCCGAGGACAGCGTCGCAGCGATGGCAATGTACATGGCGACGAGGGTTAATTGTCTGTGGCGCGCATGTGACGGTACGTCAGCTTTGGTTTGATGGGACCCTCAAAAAAAAAAGCTTTGGTTTGATGGGAAAGGGCCGGCAGGGCCGGGCCGGCCCCCGCGCCTGCGCTTTACTTTGAAACGCGCGTACTGGGCCCGCTGAGCGACCGGTCCATCACGTGACACTTTGTCGAGCGGATAATGCGGTCACTTGGGCAAGCAACAGCAGCAATGCAGCATGCTAGCAAACCATTGCTTCACCGTGGCCGTGAGAACACTCGAGAACTCAAGTGTTGTAGCACAAGGGCGGAGGGCGCGCGCGTATATGGTATGATGAGGTGCCGCGTGCGTGTGCTATGACACCTTGGTATCAATGTGTCACGTAAAGGGGAGCAGCCCCACGGCCGTCTTCGCACAGGCATAATGAGAGACCCAGCACCGGCGGCCGGTGATGATCTGTCTGAAGCGGTGACACCGGCGGCATCGATCGGCCCGCATGCCGTGTTGTGGCCGAGTTTCGTGTTATGACCCTTTTAGCGTAGAAATTCGAGATCTGACCtccgtttcaatttttttttttaaATCTGACCCTTTCGTAACCACCAGGGGGGCTCGGCGATAGGATCAGTCAACCTACCGTCAAGAGGCTCGGCGATAGGAAGACGGCCACAACCGTCAACTAACGTCCAGCACACCTCAGCTTACCGCCAAGGGTCATGGCGGTAGATTATGGGATCCTACCGCCGAGCCCCATGGCGGTAGGGTCATGGGGTTTTTGGCTGTAAACTTGTTGTAACCGTAAATGGCAAATCCTTGGCGGTAGGGTGTGAGAACCTACCGCCAGGGGGCTCGGCGGTAGGGCCATGTGGTTTTGCATTTTTAGTGTTTGTTTTTTCCTAAAGTTTTATCACAGCAAAGATAACAGTATAGTATATATTTTAAGAGCCTAAAATATGTAGATCTCACACAATATAACATGTATCACACTCGAGATATTAATAGCAAACGGTTTCACATAGTTTCGCAAATAGCAAATAGCAAACGGTTCGAACTAATACATAGTTTTACAAATAACACATAGTTCGACTACCCCAAGTAACACAAGTTGTTTCGCAAACCCAACTAATACAAGTAGCCAAGACCGGAATTACTTGcttcttcccctcttggaggtacgATCATCGTTCTTCTTAGAACGAGTCTCATCAGGCTTCTTCTTGCGCCGAATTGGTTTCTGGAATGGGGATGGACTCTGCCAATCTCTCTTTAGTTGATTCCTCTTCGGAAGCTGAGATGGTTGAGTTGGTGGAGGTCGGTAAtcatcatcgtactcctcctcccattgctctcctcctcctcctcctcctcctgatgggcctcctcctcctcctcgccgtcctcgtcctcctcctccccaaccAACCTAGACGACGAGGCAACATGGCTCGATGAAGCGATGTTACCCCTGTGTGGCTACAGGATCATGAGCTTCAACCGAGCCAGCACACCCAAGCAGGTCTACCATCTTGCAACAACGCTTCACGAACTTCTGCAGTCACAATGAAACAAGGACATAATACCGATCAGATTTATGATTGCAAATGAACAAGAACATAGGGTATTCCTAGGTGGCTGAAATGTTACCTTCATCATCTCCCTCATGCTGTTCTCAGAATCTCCGTTCCCGGGGGGCACAACCTAGTGCATCCGAGCCAtcaaagatgcatctgttcagctcGCCGGACTGTGAAGGCAAAAGTGAGTCACAATGATGGATAAAATGAATTACATACAACTGTCGGTTCACGATAGAAGAACTTACCACTCTGTTGATCaggggtgcaaactccctaaatccactCATGTCTATGATGTTGGCCTGGTAGGCCTCTTCCTCGGGGTCATCAATCTCCAGCTCCGCGATATCTTCTGTTGTCCACCTAGGCTTGAGACGAAGACGGTGCTTCTGGCCATCGTCGTACCACCTCATGTGTTGGACGTAATCATCCCAGTCAATCACTCGCATCTCCACATCTTTATGCCACCTGCGCCGGTTCCACTCCGTCACAAAAGTTTTATGCTGCTCTCCCTAGTCTGTGATCGACTGATTTTTCTACCGGCTGAACCTACAAGGCATAAACAACACAAACCATCATAAGAACACCAAACGCAACGAAATCATAGTAACGGTAGATAAGGCACTCACAGGTGGAGTTCGTGGCCACCGGTATCGGTCGGCATGCCCGGTGGTGTATGCTGGTACATCCCAAACTGCGCAGCCACGCGGTGTGGTAAGTGCCACTCGACGACGTACACGCATAGCATGGGCACCATGCACGTCCAAAGACCGTTTTCCTCCTCGCACATCACGTTCAGCTTGAACCCCCACTCTCGGTCATGATATGGCCACCAGTTTGTCTATTACACAAACATTGGTAAGTTCCCGATGAAAGCGGCGTAAAAGAGAAAGATGAGCTAGTTCATATACCTGTCAAATCGTCAAAGCATCCATCTCGTTGGTGAAGGCCTTGTACGAAGTCTTGGATGTGCCTGTGTAGAGACCCACAACGTCCCACTCGTAAGCTACGGTCGGGTATCGAGTAGAGTTTCCTTATTCGCCATACGCATCCCATGGACCTCTTCTTAACTTCTCCGGACGCCCAACTGgcagccgctcccacatccaaatggagagggCCCACACAAATCCACCCATACCAGAAGTAACTTCCGTCCTCTGGGTTACCTCGTCAAGCTACAACACAACAATTGATGATCAGATATGGCACAATATCATGGAGCATACATTCGTAAAAAGCTATGAGATGCTCTCTTACTGAGCAGTGAAGGTAGGCGAAAGAGGCGGTCCCCCAactgtaccctgcatcccagtcGTCTAGGAAGAAGAGATACGACTAGAGGGCAGAGTTCCCAGAGCAGTCTGGAAACACGACCTCTGTGAGAAGGTACCATGGGTACGCCCTCGCGTACTGCTCCACCGTACCCTCATCGACATTTGCCGGGCATTTCTTCCGGTTTTTCAGGAGCCAGGGCAGCGACACACCGGATGTCCGGTTACCCTTAGCGTcggggcagtcgccgatgagggtggTAACCCTCTGCTGCAAGTTGGTCCTCTCCACACGCCCGGTGAGTGCATGGCCCTCGATCGGTAGGGCCATTATCATCACCCAATCCTGGAGGGTCTCCGTCATCTCCCCGCATGGGAAGTGGAAACAATGCATCTCGGGTCGCCACCGGTCAATCAAAGCCGTGAGAGCTGCGTCGACGAGCATCGGCGGCTTACGCTTGAACTGCAGGACGAAACCAAGTAGTCGGGCTCTTCTGAAGTACGACGCGTTGCGCTCGTCGTACTCCATCTTCACGGCATTCGTGTGACCCCTCATGCGCAATGGCGGGAGCATCTATCAAAAAGTGGACGCCAAAAGTTAGTATCTTAGTTTACCAATCCGAAAACTTTGGTTCAATATTTTGGTCGTAATACCGACCACTCATTTCTCTATGAAAGGGGCACGATGACGCTTGTCGAACGCGTAGGCAAGCATGGAGTACCGTTTACCAATGTTGTCCGCAAGAGTTGCTCGCCTAAataaaatttcataatcataagcaTTATAAGCATACGCATAAATAAAAAATGAAACATGGTTGATTCATTCATACAACATTTAAATATTTATTCAAACAACATTCCGTATATAACATCCACATGCATCATATATAAAAACAAAATCCTCCCCCCAACATGCATCATATAACATCCACATGCATCATATATCAAAATAAGTTTCTCCAATATTCACCATATCATAActgttttgaacacacaaaaattatgaactaggttCATCCTGAGGGTTCAACATTTTTTCTCGAACTACATCCACTACTTGCATCAtagcatatcaacatgcatcatcatatCACAACAATTTCCTCCAACATGCTTCATATAAAAAAAATTCTTCAacaaaaaacgaactagggttcatcttcacacaacCATATCAACTAGTGACTAGAGTTCATATCTAACACAATATAACATCTAGAATCAACCTAAATCACTCCTAGGGTTCAAAATTAAATCTAGTTCAAAAAGGGAAGTGATTTGAATCAAATAATGCGACGAATTGGAAGatatttaattaaaactaattagaGGGATCAGAGGAGCTTACTTTTCTCTTTTTGGGGCCATCTTGATCCGCAAAAAGAATGAAGGAACAAAGAAGATCGGTGGGGggaagtggaggagatgagagagggggcgagagaggaagaacTCCTCTGTTCATGGGCGGCTGGGTGTgggggaggaagggggagaagggGGTGGGGCGGGCGTCCGCGCCGTATAACTGCCCACACCTTACCGCCAAGGTCCCTGGAGGTAGGATCAGACAGCCTACTGCCAGGACCTgtggcggtagggtgcgacggagggggagATGGAGGTAGTTTGCGTGCTGACGTGGATTAGTTTCTTACCGCCGAGCCCCTTGGCAGTAGGTTGACTGGCCGTACCGTCGAGCCCCCCGACGGAAGGTAAAAGGGTCAAATTTCAAAAGATTTTGAAATACGCGTTAAATCTCGAATTTCTATGCTAAAAGGGTCAGAACACAAAATTCGGCCCCGTGTTGTGTTGTCTTGTGTGCGAAGCGCCAAATCCATGGGATGTCTGTCGACCATGTGCTATGGGATGATGAACGAACCTCACTTCCGCCTCTGCTTGTTTCTTTTTTATAAGATGACATCTCAACAGAAATCATCAAAATGGACATTGCAAATGATCTAGCATGCGTCTTCCTTCAAGGCAATATAGGGGAGGAAATCATCCAATGCTATCCTAAAAAAATCCTCATTTGTTCGGTCGTCCTCTCTATCACCTGTCAGCGCACCTCACAAAAGGACCCCACCCAACGGCAACGGACCAGGCTCACCAGTACCAGCAAGACCAGCACGAGCTCGCAAGACAAATCCAAGAGTGGTTGGACCAGAGTTGTAAATGGCCCAACCAGGCGGCCACCTACTCGCATGGGAATGGTATCCAGAGGATCACGAACCACATGGCTCGGCTCTTCCTTCCTCTTCCCCAATTCCCCATTTGTGTAACCCTAGCTACTGTAATCTGAGCTCGAACTCGAATCCATGGCTTCCCTATGAACATCATAGTGATTATCCTAGTCTAGCTCCTCACATCAGGTATCAAAGACTACCGCCCCTTCCCCGTGCGTGATCTGGCGCAGTACATCGAAACCCGCCATCTTCATCAAGCTCGCCTCCAAATCGAGTCCATGGATCCGGCCATGAAGGAGTACATGGACAAGCTTACGTCCTCCATGGACGAGTTCCGTATCAAACTGCGTAGCAACACGGTGGTTGTACGCACCAACACCATCAAACTCGACGACCTCCTTGCCTGGTGGCCCGACATGGAGCACCGCGTGGCGGATCTCTACGTGGCCGTAGCCGATATGCAACAAGGGTGCGCGCCTGCGGTGACGGCGCCTGGTGTGGAAGTGATCGGGCCGACGGCTCCCGACCCGTCCCTCGCGGTAATAGCCAGCCTCCTCGACGGCTGCACCGACGTGCGGGAGCTATCCCACGGGTCTGATGACCACGGCGACGCATTCCTTCACCGGGAGCAGGTGCCGGTGGCGACATGGATGCCCCTCCCGGGCATAGGTTAGCTGTCCGTACCCCCGTCTCCAGTTCCCGTCTCGTCTCTCATGCCAGCCAACTCCTAGGAGGGTTCGGTCAGACTCATCCATCCACCTGTTTTCCCAAGTTCACAGGTGAAAACCCGAAACTCAGGAAGACACTCTGTGAACAGTATTTCACCATGTTTAGTATCCATACCTCCTTTTGGGTGCCTACGTCATCACTGAACTTTTCTGTATCAGTTGCCATCATGCTGCAATCGATCTAGAAGAAGCTTGTTGGGTTCGACTGGGAATCATTTGCTAACCTAATGTGTACTCGTATTGGTCGAGACCGTCACCAATTGTTAATTCACCAATTTTACACCATTAAGCAAACATCTATTGTCGCTGATTATATTGAGCAGTTTCGGCTTATCATTAACTATTTGGCCTCTTACTCTAATGGAATTCATCCTTATTATTACCCTACTCTATTTGTGGAGGGACTTCGGAGTGGTTACTTTTTATTGGCATTGGAAACATATCACATTATGGCAGGGCAACGTTTCACAATTTAATGAATCCTCCACTTATTTGATGGGATGGTTAAGAGATTACCTATGGTTAAACTCTTCACAACTTATCAATGGATATAAACCTTTTGGGATGAATAGTTTATCGGTATGGGCGTGGATGTTCTTATTTGGACATCTTGTTTGGGCTACTGGATTTATGCTCTTAATTTCCTGGCGGGGGTATTGGCAGGAATTAGACATGCATGTGGTGGTGTTGGTCGAGAGGCCGCCGGACCTAGACACGACTTGTCTCTCGCGCTGCTCCTGGAGGAGGTGGCGGGCTGCGCACATCTACCATTTCCACAACCGCCTCCATGGTGTGCGTCGGATGCGGGGGCATGACTGGGGGGAGCcctactgttgggtaacgtagcatgcaatttcaaaaaaaatcctacgctcacgcaagatctatctaggatatgcatagcaacgagagggtgagagtgtgtctacataccctcgttgACCGTAAGAGGAAGTGtttaacaatgcggttgatgtagttgaactttcttcgtgatccaaccgatcaagtaccaaatgtacggcacctccgagttctgcacacattcagctcgatgacgtcactctccctcttgatccaacaagatgttgaggaagtagatgagttccgtcagcacgacggggtggtgacAGTGAtcgtgaagtgatccgcgtagggctttgcctaagcaccacgaTAATACGACTatggggtgtaaactatggaggggggcatcgcacacggctaagttTATGTCGTGGGTGTGCTAtgcgccccctcctcatatatataggtgggagggagagggaagaggccaagggggcaccccaagtggggccgaatccccCTTGGGCTCCTTCCCTagttcggcctcccccttccttgtaTAGGCGCTGGGGGAAGGAAGGGGTAGGTGGcgccccctcccctttcctttctcccttgaggaggggaaggaaggagggacttgccctccccctttcctttccctagggctggccggcctggtggaggggcgcaccagccccttgttggCTGGTCTGTCCATCCCTTGGCcaattaagcccatatctttgtcggggttgcccggaaccccttccggtgaccataTATGTACCTGGTAc
This genomic window contains:
- the LOC123161253 gene encoding protein trichome birefringence-like 21 — translated: MQKLQLASPTAVSLPALCLFVLFLLAARQQRSLLDTYRSGFASVSSSDSPRLEPGRPAVARVPKGCDIFRGEWVPDDGGEPYYTNRTCPLIQEHQNCMKYGRPDLGFLRWRWRPAQCELPRFDAAAFFDAVRGRSMAFVGDSLARNHMQSLMCLLSKLEYPKDISTTKNQEFRTLYYESYNFTISTFWSPFLVKANQSDADYGSGRLWNIYLDEPDDAWLPGVAGADYLVLSAANWFTRPSLFYESGRLVACHYCLVPGVPDLTLRHSQRVAFRTVLRAVTSHPGFKGTAIVRTVSPTHFEGGEWNKGGDCRRTRPYAANETRMAGLSLDFHTAQVEEFAQEEEAARRRGGGGARLVLMDTTAAMLLRPDGHPSRYGHWAHENVTLYKDCVHWCLPGPIDAWNEMLLQMVLP